The following are encoded in a window of Methylicorpusculum oleiharenae genomic DNA:
- a CDS encoding type VI secretion system contractile sheath domain-containing protein, with the protein MPGRIDFKMGFKTLNPAHKIPVDTGFRIYILGGFSGQSAISWEQRKIREINIDNFDQVMTQINPMIEINSGLTLQFKTREAFHPDAWFDKVPILTDLLQLKSELGNTKTAAQAAAKINAFRPVVTESDHAAHSPIISETQEDLLQRLLGKKSENAADKTDSVQGFIDQIVSPYISQETKPEHEALINVIDVTISRFLQTQLHSPSFQNLEALWMATEALVNEDSGDRRTYFLVDIRQDELLAEQKRGSCVFEQKLLQQLQAGDGDQQTLLLAGDYYFSGSEDDKALLTYFSQLAATCNSCLLGGVHASFIENTILNRSDKVPQWEQFFNEINADRVVLAYPRYLLRLPYGNKRNPIDTFDFEECSIIPQSRELLWGHPAFLCTRGIIKNSEEQSGDEAFFFSDIPAFAFDQDGEKLLQPCVEMLLNEAQITTLLSRGIMPLIGFRQRQGIRLAAVSTLI; encoded by the coding sequence ATGCCCGGCAGAATTGATTTTAAAATGGGTTTTAAGACCCTTAATCCGGCTCATAAAATACCTGTTGATACCGGTTTTCGAATTTATATTTTAGGGGGTTTTTCCGGTCAGTCCGCTATCTCCTGGGAACAGCGCAAAATCAGAGAAATTAATATCGATAACTTTGATCAAGTGATGACGCAGATAAACCCGATGATTGAAATAAATTCCGGTTTGACGCTGCAGTTTAAAACCCGCGAAGCATTTCATCCCGATGCCTGGTTTGACAAAGTCCCCATTTTGACAGACTTGCTGCAATTAAAAAGTGAGTTGGGCAACACAAAAACAGCTGCGCAGGCGGCTGCGAAAATAAACGCTTTTCGTCCGGTCGTAACTGAAAGCGATCATGCTGCTCACTCGCCAATAATTTCCGAAACCCAGGAAGATCTGCTGCAGCGCCTGCTGGGTAAGAAATCAGAAAATGCCGCAGACAAAACAGATTCAGTCCAAGGGTTCATTGATCAGATCGTGTCGCCTTATATCAGTCAAGAGACTAAGCCGGAGCATGAGGCTTTGATCAACGTGATCGATGTGACAATCAGCCGGTTTTTGCAAACGCAGCTGCACAGCCCGTCTTTTCAGAATCTGGAAGCGTTATGGATGGCCACAGAAGCGCTGGTAAATGAAGACTCAGGTGACAGGCGCACCTATTTTCTGGTGGATATCCGTCAAGACGAATTATTAGCCGAGCAGAAAAGAGGCAGTTGCGTTTTTGAGCAAAAATTACTGCAACAGTTACAGGCCGGAGACGGCGATCAGCAGACCCTTCTGTTAGCCGGGGATTATTATTTTTCAGGCAGTGAGGATGATAAAGCCTTGTTAACCTATTTCAGTCAATTGGCAGCAACATGCAACAGCTGTTTACTGGGAGGCGTTCACGCCTCGTTTATAGAAAACACTATTTTGAATAGATCCGACAAGGTCCCGCAATGGGAGCAGTTTTTCAACGAAATTAACGCAGACCGGGTTGTGCTTGCTTATCCCCGCTATTTACTGCGGCTGCCTTATGGCAACAAACGTAATCCCATTGATACCTTCGATTTTGAAGAATGCTCAATCATACCCCAATCAAGAGAATTGCTTTGGGGACATCCGGCATTCTTATGCACCCGGGGCATTATCAAAAACAGCGAGGAACAAAGCGGCGATGAGGCCTTCTTTTTCAGCGATATTCCGGCATTCGCTTTTGATCAGGACGGAGAGAAGTTATTACAACCCTGTGTGGAAATGCTATTGAATGAAGCTCAGATAACCACATTATTGTCACGGGGTATCATGCCGTTGATCGGTTTTCGCCAGCGCCAAGGCATCCGGTTAGCGGCTGTCTCAACGTTAATCTGA
- a CDS encoding GGDEF domain-containing response regulator translates to MNAVFNNANIRLLLVDDDRFDRLACKQAITQHQNFNCLFIEAETGNQGLELARTQHPDCILLDYQLPDINGVEFLAELADGLGKLPIPVVMLADSNNPSIIADALKMGVSDYVVKGWNWESLQWLSGTVFHILREKQAIKDKEEAFIRQREAEEKYRKLVEQIPAITYIASLEIPGKLLYLSPQIQQLGFADEYWLNDTHGLLKQVHPDDLSVTIEAYAHTYEYHAPLRCEYRLMGSDGKPRWFLDEANIIRGQQGESLFLQGILVDITKSKETEQELYFYRQHLEELVAERTFQLEKQCASLKSAKDNLNRAFSRLRQTNSDLRASEQRFRLLLESAGEGILGLDAAGCCTFVNRAALAMLGYTPEQIRGQDIRVLLNHVCTPELSTCPEQNTSCESIAHRCTGKFHRKDGRILPVECSSYPIEIDGRIDGTVLMFWDVTESQALIQKLSYQASHDPLTGLVNRIEFEKRISRVMASAIKDQSEHVLCYLDLDNFKFINDTCGHAAGDQLLSALGAELSSKLRQRDTLARLGGDEFALLLEHSRLEQAWSIANDLCESIRNFQFTWAGKDYSVSASIGITALTHADLDITAVLCTADSACYIAKKQGGNRVHSLKAGDEALVR, encoded by the coding sequence ATGAACGCCGTATTTAACAACGCTAACATACGCCTGCTATTGGTTGACGATGACCGTTTCGACCGCCTCGCATGCAAACAGGCGATCACCCAGCATCAGAACTTCAACTGCCTGTTTATCGAAGCAGAAACCGGTAATCAAGGTCTTGAGCTCGCACGCACTCAACACCCCGATTGTATTTTGCTGGACTACCAGCTTCCGGATATAAACGGTGTAGAGTTTCTCGCCGAACTCGCTGACGGTTTGGGGAAATTGCCAATTCCGGTGGTGATGCTGGCTGACTCAAATAATCCCTCCATCATAGCCGACGCACTCAAGATGGGAGTAAGCGACTATGTAGTCAAAGGCTGGAACTGGGAATCCCTGCAATGGCTATCAGGCACTGTGTTTCATATACTGCGGGAAAAGCAGGCCATTAAAGATAAGGAAGAGGCTTTTATAAGACAGCGTGAAGCCGAGGAAAAATACCGCAAACTAGTGGAACAAATTCCAGCCATTACCTACATTGCTTCTCTGGAAATTCCGGGAAAACTGCTCTATCTCAGCCCACAAATTCAACAGTTGGGTTTTGCCGACGAATACTGGCTTAATGACACTCATGGATTGCTCAAACAGGTTCATCCTGACGATTTATCGGTCACGATAGAAGCTTATGCACACACCTATGAATACCATGCGCCATTACGGTGTGAATACCGATTGATGGGAAGTGATGGCAAGCCTCGCTGGTTTTTGGACGAGGCCAACATCATACGCGGCCAGCAAGGCGAGAGCCTTTTTCTGCAAGGCATATTGGTCGATATCACCAAAAGCAAGGAAACCGAACAAGAGCTTTATTTTTACCGTCAACACCTTGAAGAACTCGTAGCTGAACGTACATTCCAACTGGAAAAGCAATGCGCCAGTCTGAAATCGGCCAAAGACAATCTGAACAGGGCTTTTTCACGGCTCAGACAGACAAACTCGGATTTACGGGCCAGCGAGCAGCGCTTCCGGCTCCTGCTGGAATCGGCTGGAGAAGGTATCCTGGGGCTTGATGCCGCTGGATGCTGCACCTTTGTCAACCGGGCGGCACTGGCAATGCTGGGCTACACCCCAGAACAAATCCGGGGACAAGACATCCGTGTATTACTGAACCACGTCTGCACGCCGGAGTTGAGTACATGCCCGGAACAAAACACCTCCTGCGAAAGTATTGCACATCGCTGTACCGGAAAATTCCACCGTAAGGACGGCCGTATTTTGCCCGTGGAATGTTCATCCTATCCGATAGAAATTGACGGGCGGATCGACGGTACCGTACTGATGTTTTGGGATGTGACCGAATCTCAAGCCCTGATACAGAAACTGTCTTATCAGGCCAGCCACGACCCCCTCACCGGACTTGTCAACCGGATTGAATTTGAAAAACGCATCAGCAGGGTCATGGCGAGCGCTATCAAAGATCAGTCCGAACATGTGTTGTGTTACCTGGATCTTGATAACTTCAAGTTTATCAACGACACTTGCGGTCACGCCGCCGGCGACCAATTACTCAGCGCATTGGGTGCCGAGCTTTCGTCCAAGCTGCGGCAGCGCGACACCCTGGCAAGGCTGGGCGGCGACGAATTTGCCTTGCTGCTGGAACACTCCAGGCTTGAACAGGCCTGGAGTATCGCCAATGATCTCTGTGAAAGTATAAGAAACTTTCAATTTACCTGGGCAGGCAAAGACTATTCGGTTAGCGCGAGCATCGGCATAACCGCATTGACACACGCTGATCTCGATATAACCGCGGTGCTATGTACCGCTGACTCCGCTTGCTACATCGCCAAGAAACAGGGTGGAAACCGGGTACACAGCCTCAAAGCCGGTGATGAGGCTCTTGTGCGGTAA
- a CDS encoding ExeA family protein — MYKQYFNFSEYPFSIAPDPHFMYMSARHQEGLAHLLYGINEGGGFVALTGEVGTGKTTICHCLLQDLPKHVDIALILNPKMNALELLATICDELDIDYNTSQPSLKNLVDALNQYLLLAHAKGRRTVLLIDEAQNLSMEVLEQIRLLTNLETSKSKLLQIILVGQPELKVLLRKQELRQLNQRITARYHLLPLSLAETREYIRHRLYVCNGDTELFKVGAIKKVYQYSSGIPRIINILCDRALLGAYANNSRVITPGIINAAARETLAPFGGLSSRKMLLFTLLLLSCVAFGTFYYKDLDRWIRLASTIEPVKELPKPSAVAAVAKNKARVDTKPPITPVVIQPAKPAEKFDAWLANRGLTLSAGIENALKVWGQTPPVSGSADCATLQKQGFICVSGSATWKDLMSMRRPVILDFDSTDQSKRYVLMTGIKEGQALFQFGQEVSFPVADVLRYWNGRYLTIWQSPFPDVQAIYPGQTSESVLWLRQQLTANDGIDEQASDPRFFDSDLIKRVKAFQLQHHLTEDGIAGTRTLFYLDNVASSSNSPRLIIAD, encoded by the coding sequence TTGTATAAACAATACTTTAATTTTTCCGAATACCCGTTTTCGATAGCGCCTGATCCGCACTTCATGTATATGAGTGCCCGGCATCAGGAAGGCTTGGCCCATCTTTTATATGGCATTAACGAGGGTGGGGGTTTTGTTGCACTGACCGGTGAAGTGGGCACCGGAAAAACGACCATATGCCACTGTTTGTTGCAGGATTTGCCCAAGCATGTTGATATCGCCCTGATATTGAATCCTAAAATGAATGCGCTGGAATTGCTCGCAACTATTTGCGATGAACTTGATATTGACTACAACACTTCGCAACCCTCACTCAAAAATTTGGTCGATGCGCTAAATCAGTATTTGCTGTTAGCCCATGCCAAGGGCAGGCGGACCGTATTGCTGATAGACGAAGCGCAGAATTTGAGTATGGAAGTATTGGAACAGATTCGTCTGTTGACCAACCTTGAAACCAGCAAGAGCAAATTATTACAAATTATTCTTGTGGGTCAGCCTGAGCTGAAAGTGCTGCTTAGAAAACAGGAATTACGCCAGCTCAATCAGCGAATTACCGCACGTTATCATTTGCTGCCGTTATCACTCGCTGAAACCCGCGAATACATCCGGCATCGGCTTTATGTCTGCAATGGCGATACCGAGCTATTTAAAGTCGGTGCGATCAAAAAAGTTTATCAATACTCATCAGGCATTCCCAGAATTATCAATATCCTTTGCGACCGTGCCTTGCTGGGCGCTTATGCCAACAATTCACGCGTCATCACACCCGGCATCATCAATGCCGCAGCGCGTGAGACCTTGGCACCCTTCGGCGGGCTGAGTTCACGAAAAATGTTGCTGTTTACCCTGTTGCTGTTAAGTTGCGTCGCATTCGGTACGTTTTATTACAAAGATCTGGATCGTTGGATAAGACTGGCATCAACAATCGAACCGGTTAAGGAGCTGCCGAAGCCGTCTGCAGTAGCGGCTGTTGCTAAAAATAAAGCACGGGTAGATACAAAGCCGCCAATCACCCCCGTAGTCATTCAGCCTGCTAAACCGGCCGAAAAATTTGATGCCTGGCTTGCCAATAGGGGTTTGACATTGAGTGCGGGGATTGAAAATGCCTTGAAAGTTTGGGGACAAACTCCACCTGTTTCCGGCAGTGCAGATTGTGCTACGCTGCAGAAGCAGGGTTTTATCTGTGTCAGCGGATCTGCTACCTGGAAAGACCTGATGTCAATGAGGCGGCCTGTCATTCTGGATTTCGACTCCACAGATCAGTCCAAACGTTACGTGCTGATGACCGGGATAAAAGAGGGCCAGGCGCTTTTTCAATTTGGCCAGGAAGTGAGTTTTCCTGTTGCTGATGTGCTGCGTTACTGGAACGGCCGTTACCTGACCATCTGGCAATCGCCGTTTCCTGATGTCCAGGCGATTTATCCGGGTCAAACGTCCGAGTCTGTGCTTTGGTTACGTCAGCAGCTGACAGCTAATGATGGCATTGATGAACAGGCAAGTGATCCGCGTTTTTTTGATAGCGACTTGATAAAACGGGTCAAGGCTTTTCAGTTGCAGCATCATTTAACTGAGGACGGTATTGCCGGGACTCGAACGCTTTTTTATCTCGACAACGTGGCAAGCTCATCAAACTCGCCTCGTTTAATAATTGCCGATTAA
- a CDS encoding general secretion pathway protein GspB, with product MSYILNALRKSEQERQSKQPESVTNRILMHPPERKSSVIGWIALAILGNVAAIAGIIWYVQNLPEPSRVDPAPSASPVVLADSESKDQPKIKPIELPKIRESLPTPKPVQSTERIATSKPKENPIKPVLTTPAKPAPVKMKDPVVEAGKPASVPDNPGFAQDSEPVPADITDIALVEDQQPELAPQAVNKIPYLSELPDDFRQSVPKMAINVFVYARDPAERFVIINMVKYKAGQQTKDQVDIKEILPKSLVLNYRDQTFQIAQP from the coding sequence ATGTCTTACATTCTTAATGCCTTACGAAAATCAGAGCAGGAACGCCAGTCCAAGCAGCCTGAATCGGTGACTAACAGAATTCTGATGCACCCGCCCGAGCGCAAGAGCTCAGTTATTGGCTGGATTGCTTTAGCGATTTTGGGTAATGTGGCGGCTATTGCAGGCATCATCTGGTATGTTCAAAATTTACCCGAGCCGTCAAGGGTTGACCCTGCTCCATCAGCTTCCCCTGTCGTTTTGGCCGATAGTGAATCTAAAGACCAACCAAAAATTAAGCCGATTGAACTGCCCAAAATCAGGGAAAGTCTGCCAACCCCTAAGCCTGTTCAATCAACTGAGCGGATAGCAACCAGCAAACCTAAGGAGAATCCGATAAAGCCCGTTTTAACCACTCCAGCTAAACCAGCCCCGGTTAAAATGAAGGATCCGGTTGTAGAGGCGGGTAAACCGGCATCTGTCCCCGATAATCCGGGTTTTGCTCAGGACAGTGAGCCGGTCCCGGCAGACATAACAGATATCGCTTTGGTAGAAGATCAACAACCGGAACTCGCGCCTCAAGCAGTCAATAAAATACCCTATTTGTCGGAATTGCCGGATGACTTTCGGCAATCGGTCCCAAAAATGGCGATCAATGTGTTTGTTTATGCCAGAGATCCTGCTGAGCGTTTTGTCATCATCAACATGGTCAAATATAAGGCAGGGCAGCAAACCAAAGATCAGGTCGATATTAAAGAGATCCTTCCCAAGAGCCTGGTTCTTAACTACCGCGATCAGACGTTTCAGATTGCACAACCATAA